The DNA sequence AGATCACGGGCTTTGTACTTGTTGTTCAAGGCTCGATCCAACTCAAGCTTAGGCAACACTTCTTCCAACAAGCTAATCACTCGGTAATCATAGGGATTTTGGTTGCGGGCTCGAATTCGGGCATCAAGGGTAAGCTGAATAGCCAGCCGCAGCGCCATTTCATTATGGTAGGGATCAATTTTTAGAATATCTTTAGCAAGATAGCCAAACTGATGCAGCGCCTCCTTGGCTTTGCTGCCTGCCCGGTTGAGAAAATGCTTGGTCCACAGGCCTGGGCTGATGGTGATATAAACTTCCTCGGGCTTCTCAATTTTGCCCGTTACCCAGTCAATTTGCCCGTGGGGGTCAATCAACACGTCCCACATGCGTCCAATGGGAGTGCTGGCATCAATCTGGCGGCGGCCCCGCCCCTCCACCCACACCGATCGCACCAGCAGGCAAGACAACGCATAGGCAGTACTCGCCACTGCATTGCGCTTCTCAGGCATATTCGTGTTGTGGTTTTTGTCCCAGCCGAGCAGTTGGATAATGTCGCTGGCCCGCAGGGTAAACGTACTTTTCCACGGCTCTCCTTGGTCCATGGTCTGAGCCGCGAAAATAAGCTGGAGCTTGACGGTATCAAACCCAAATTTGTTGATAATTTGCTCCGCTGCCTCCCAGGGCAGCATGGCAATATCCCCAGGGTTGGTGATGTAATGCTCAATATAGTTAGCCGGATTCACCCGACTGCGGTAGTGGAAAACAGCCAGTTCATCATCACTCCGCTGCCATAAATCAGGGCGAAGCTGGGCCCGAATGCTGCTGGCGATGGGAATGCAGGTGGGAACCACTGCAATAGGGTCTAGGGTGAGGTTGGTTTCTGTCTCTGCTGGTGGCCGCTGCTTGAGACCCAGGATTTTCTCAATATCTTGTAATGTACAGTTGGGTAGGTTGAAGCCATCGATAATTTTTTGTGTAATGTCCTGGCAATAAATTTGACCAAAAAAGCTAATTTTTTCTTGCAGGACGGGTGAGCTAGGGTCTAGCAAATAGGCGCTACAGCGTTCTTTCAACGAGGATAAGGAGATTTGCTGTAGGGTATCAGGACTGATGCTGCCTTCAATATCCTCTAGGGCCCAGATGACCAGATTGGCCCCAATGGCTCGGGCAAATTCTTCTTTGAAGCCGGCGTGATTGAAAAATTCTGCCAGGGAATTTTTGAGGTAGGCTTTCGTCTTGTCTTCATCAAGAACGAGTTCCAGCCGCTGGGGTCCTTTGCGACGTCCTGCGGCTAATTTCAGGTGAGGAAGGCTTGTATCGATCGCATCGACACCGTAGGTTTCAATATCTTGGGCCAGGCGATGTTGGTAGACACTCACCAAATATTGAAACAGTTGCAGGGTGACGGTATCCGGCAACGATGAATAGTCCCGTAAGGTGCCTGTTAGGGTTTCAAGATAGTCTGGCGTGAGCAGGTCGGAGACTAGCTTAGCCCAACGATATCCTTTATCGCCTACAGGGGAACTGCTGGAAGATGTCGA is a window from the Candidatus Obscuribacterales bacterium genome containing:
- a CDS encoding helix-turn-helix transcriptional regulator, with translation MTAESHPSSTTVQASPRDASEGDRSLDIGTRADVEVVVPATIHASTSSSSSPVGDKGYRWAKLVSDLLTPDYLETLTGTLRDYSSLPDTVTLQLFQYLVSVYQHRLAQDIETYGVDAIDTSLPHLKLAAGRRKGPQRLELVLDEDKTKAYLKNSLAEFFNHAGFKEEFARAIGANLVIWALEDIEGSISPDTLQQISLSSLKERCSAYLLDPSSPVLQEKISFFGQIYCQDITQKIIDGFNLPNCTLQDIEKILGLKQRPPAETETNLTLDPIAVVPTCIPIASSIRAQLRPDLWQRSDDELAVFHYRSRVNPANYIEHYITNPGDIAMLPWEAAEQIINKFGFDTVKLQLIFAAQTMDQGEPWKSTFTLRASDIIQLLGWDKNHNTNMPEKRNAVASTAYALSCLLVRSVWVEGRGRRQIDASTPIGRMWDVLIDPHGQIDWVTGKIEKPEEVYITISPGLWTKHFLNRAGSKAKEALHQFGYLAKDILKIDPYHNEMALRLAIQLTLDARIRARNQNPYDYRVISLLEEVLPKLELDRALNNKYKARDLKKRWNKALNLLMSLGWRIEFDPETYPDWLQPGSKDAKPQDWRKIKVIERMLQAKLTIKPPHPIPDLLDKIKDPKRPKAITPAAIVESLTGDIMKSARQNQGWSRKEIGGFLGVSADYIGKLERGDRFITPELETKLRKLLHL